A region of Paenibacillus thiaminolyticus DNA encodes the following proteins:
- a CDS encoding DMT family transporter produces MKKYAIYLMLVGVMVAWGLNVIATKVLVSNFMPVTMTAFRIMTAALSVFLLLIPMRQLRLLRGKEWGYVLVASLFNVVGHHYFLSLGLANTSASNGGLILGLGPLLTTLMAILFLGTRMTWFNMTGIVLGLSGVAFIVTHGSSGMSGVSIGDVYVFLAILAQAISFILIKKMSATLDPRLMTGYMLFFGSFGLYALSLVLEPEGMASMAQTDIGLWAVFLGSAVIATAVGHMTYNYAIGQVGAAKASIFINLNPFFALIGSSLLLGEAVTIVQMSGFVLILIGVLFGSGALEEWLRQHRLRKGDHRGYRAPESKGCSSGS; encoded by the coding sequence GTGAAAAAATACGCCATCTATCTTATGCTGGTCGGTGTGATGGTCGCATGGGGCTTGAACGTCATCGCGACGAAGGTGCTGGTGTCGAATTTCATGCCGGTCACGATGACCGCATTCCGCATTATGACGGCGGCGCTGAGCGTGTTCCTGCTGCTCATTCCGATGCGACAGTTGCGGCTGCTGCGGGGCAAGGAATGGGGTTATGTACTGGTCGCCTCCTTGTTCAATGTGGTGGGGCATCATTATTTTTTGTCGCTTGGCCTGGCCAATACGTCGGCTTCCAACGGCGGCTTGATTCTCGGCCTGGGGCCGTTATTAACGACGCTGATGGCAATTCTGTTCCTGGGCACCCGGATGACCTGGTTCAATATGACCGGCATCGTCCTCGGCTTGTCCGGCGTCGCCTTCATCGTTACGCATGGCAGCTCGGGGATGAGCGGCGTCTCGATCGGGGATGTGTATGTATTCCTGGCCATTCTGGCGCAGGCGATAAGCTTTATTCTGATTAAAAAGATGTCAGCCACGCTCGATCCGCGGCTGATGACGGGATATATGCTGTTTTTCGGGTCTTTCGGATTGTACGCGTTAAGTCTGGTGCTGGAGCCGGAGGGGATGGCCAGCATGGCGCAGACCGATATCGGGCTGTGGGCGGTGTTCCTCGGTTCGGCGGTCATCGCCACGGCCGTCGGGCATATGACGTACAATTACGCGATCGGCCAGGTCGGTGCCGCAAAGGCGTCGATCTTCATCAATCTGAATCCGTTCTTCGCCTTGATTGGGTCATCGCTCCTGTTGGGCGAGGCCGTCACGATTGTGCAAATGTCGGGCTTCGTGCTCATCCTGATCGGCGTCCTCTTTGGCTCGGGCGCCCTCGAGGAGTGGCTGCGCCAGCACCGTCTGCGGAAAGGGGATCATCGCGGCTATCGGGCGCCGGAGAGTAAAGGCTGCAGCAGCGGCTCTTGA
- a CDS encoding transposase: MNEYANSLKKTLTSLIREMAAAPAPYVKNPEKDFTRKKKLPFETVMQLLISMGGNSLYKELLESQGYDVNTATTSAFVQQRNKVLPSAVEFLFHAFTQSVTDIKDYRGYRLLAVDGSDLHIATDSADTDTYFQSQPNTKGYNLLHLNAAYDLCNRLYVDAIVQPRRLCNEGRALAAMVHRSPIKGKTIVIADRGYESYNNFAHLERKGWNYVIRVKDLDSNGILSGLRLPSSGEFDRNVHLTLTKTNQRGQG; the protein is encoded by the coding sequence ATGAATGAGTATGCGAATTCGCTAAAAAAAACGCTGACATCCCTCATACGAGAAATGGCAGCCGCACCAGCTCCTTATGTCAAAAACCCTGAAAAAGATTTTACCCGAAAGAAAAAGCTGCCCTTTGAAACGGTGATGCAACTCCTGATCTCCATGGGAGGGAACAGCCTATATAAGGAACTTTTGGAATCACAAGGCTATGACGTAAACACCGCAACCACTTCCGCTTTTGTCCAACAGAGGAATAAAGTGCTGCCGTCTGCTGTGGAATTCTTGTTTCACGCATTTACGCAATCGGTTACGGATATCAAGGACTACCGAGGGTATCGGCTACTTGCCGTTGACGGTTCGGATTTGCATATCGCAACTGACTCTGCGGACACGGACACCTATTTTCAAAGTCAACCGAACACGAAAGGCTATAACCTTCTGCATTTGAACGCTGCCTATGACTTGTGCAACAGACTGTACGTGGATGCCATTGTTCAGCCACGAAGGTTATGCAACGAGGGAAGGGCGCTGGCTGCTATGGTTCACCGTTCTCCAATCAAGGGCAAAACCATTGTGATTGCCGATAGAGGTTATGAAAGTTACAACAATTTCGCGCATCTTGAACGCAAAGGGTGGAACTATGTCATACGGGTAAAGGATTTGGATTCCAATGGTATTCTTTCGGGCTTGCGTTTGCCCTCTAGCGGAGAGTTTGATAGGAACGTTCATCTGACACTCACCAAAACAAACCAAAGAGGTCAAGGCTAA
- a CDS encoding transposase, translated as MHENLFYPISFRVVRFVLPSGAFETVITNLTATDFPPGEIMSMYNMRWGIETSFRALKYTVGLTNFHAKKRESITQEIFARMILYNFAEMITSHVVISQMEKRHPYQVNFTVAVHVCRHFLRSRDDEPPPDVEALIRKNILPIRPIRPGQQNTRKIRYKSVVSFVYRVA; from the coding sequence TTGCATGAGAACTTGTTTTACCCGATTTCCTTTCGGGTGGTTCGTTTCGTCCTGCCGAGTGGCGCTTTTGAGACCGTCATTACGAATCTTACCGCCACGGATTTCCCACCGGGTGAAATCATGTCAATGTATAACATGCGATGGGGCATTGAAACCTCATTCCGGGCATTAAAGTACACTGTCGGTCTGACGAATTTTCATGCAAAGAAACGAGAGTCCATCACCCAGGAGATATTCGCAAGAATGATCCTGTACAATTTCGCTGAAATGATAACCTCGCACGTCGTCATTTCCCAAATGGAGAAACGGCACCCCTATCAAGTTAACTTCACGGTTGCCGTTCACGTGTGTAGACACTTCCTGCGCTCAAGGGACGATGAACCCCCGCCTGATGTTGAAGCGCTGATTCGCAAAAACATTTTGCCGATTCGACCCATTCGCCCAGGGCAGCAGAATACGCGCAAAATACGCTACAAATCAGTGGTTAGCTTCGTCTATAGAGTAGCATAA
- a CDS encoding phosphodiester glycosidase family protein encodes MKWKRKRPALLLSLCLIWSLLAPAGQALAAGLPQTEFGQVLDRRQMEIGPGATYNWYNMKLPQGLEKVHFIEFDPKNEALDLQPGTTDGKVYGMQGVTKMASDADKQGNRVIAAINGDFYDMSTGVPLGLFMGDGEILVSPPEPASWYAFGLKEDGTTIYGLSPTLKRTLHIGGKDVELSDINRMRGTGDKLMLYTSAFHTSTMTNQLGDEVVLDVLSGEVKSGQTLKLKVSELRLHAGDTPLAEGKAVLSASGSYRELLQGLQVGDEVTIDFELEEAWRDVKMAIGGVAQLLKDGEVQPQSDKALNPRVAIGTKADGSLVMIEIDGRAPGFSEGVSYDDLAKVMKDIGVVNALCLDGGGSSTFVARLPGVPERRILNRPSDGGERKTANGLLLVNKAPEGEEARLVVQPNLERVLAGSSYTFKTAGIDGNGHPAQVAGAPQWSVDPARGIIDPDGLFTAGESAGTAVVKVALGGLTGQGEVEVVKELTELRFPEAVRTFASGEKAALQVSALRDGQEIAADNNRFTWRVEGPIGTIDEDGVFMATDDTDKSGRIVAAYGGIEASMEVNVGLPPVILEDFESGMARYLTTSGDRYQSVRVSPETNEDFVRFGSSSAKLEYDFTDTVGISGAYLAVKDDASRIQIPGYPEKISVWVYGDGKAHWLRGQIRDGNNAAVALDFTEEKVGVDFVGWRYLEAEVPKGRPLPLTMDRPIRYMETKNDNKTAGVIYIDQIRALYGPADDDLDPPILKDFAPADGSTVDTATPEIHVYAEDAGYDPVAHPGTTLIDPESIRMMVDGKLVPHSLYPPKGKITYIPSVPLADGVHTVKVRVKDLSGNPTEKEWRFEIDTGAPKLTYTGPDNVYAGGTYTVDVTGLHTSGIRRASIAFEFDPAQAEGLEVVPGAKLQDGQLASTADQASGAVGLRFTGLSDLSLSNDDVLAQIRYRVKTNTEGELRVNFRSGSIAFADQNDADFDFFGLPLVAAVQYHLRLTWNPDGIAQGNETVFGVVDEQGQPVEGARLMTADGQEIGVTDADGELATRALTETVKEYALQAMKDERYSPVVKFKVSPLAGDSEPYNISVAMGANPATARGFTWHTHANVEATMVEVAKQDGFSGFDGAGVIKVNGTSSLYHTWDIGTVRVHKAVVDGLEPGTAYAYRVGDGDSHVSEGSFRTAGTAEDPAKFLFFGDSQASNAAGFKLWGDILRKAAADHPDFDFILQAGDMVEDGFKENEWNMWFKEAQDILTDTTIVSVVGNHEVTGTRKNDDFLAHFNNPQNGIDSLKGSNYSFDYHNAHIVVLNSEYDFEAQKEWLRRDLAATDKTWKIVTFHRGPYGSVYDSAHIREAWTSTFDEFHVDLAMNGHDHVYVRSYPMRGGKPVGEGEGTTYVVGGSTGPKFYAVTEREWQYKVDGEQTQIYGAVEIRGGELTFTVKTLGDRLVDQFTLRKGATEPVPPAEVVLDPPQAKLAVGESVKLQATVLPAEASDKTVTWSVYNSSADGVASVTADGVVTAHALGTAVVRATSVVEAVYADSIITVDRLPEIIVDEVRLDRTEGTLKAGETLQLNASVLPETADPSVIWSVYRSVPQGVATVSDHGLITAVKPGTAVIRALSQADASKYADFRLTVTPAVEPPKPDPERPSDSGGSWTEPSVTPKPPEPAAKVEPGRIGVKAKRDPGGDLARAEVTAAMLEQALQGVAPDGRGVKRVRIEVDADKDATGVALSLPAAAVSDSSLRQEYEIVTPQATVTAPSGLVPGGALADDAKTVGIVIAQADRSAWPAGLAAQAGDRPAVKLSLLAAGKPLSAGKLGERVLVAVPYEPTAQELAQPHRIVVRTVDADGRVTAVPNARYDTKMGMVSFTVNTLGVAAVTFYADEFDDIGQLGWARTSIDALAARGIITGIGGKRFVPQSEISRADFIVMLVRALELQAAGREGGSSSGFADVGAGAYYADAIAVAKELGLVRGKRDGFFGPQYAVTRQDLFTMIARALEHIGKLKLMSDPAVLTKFTDYEKTSGYAREALAALLEEGLIQGSGSKLRPDSYATRAEVAVFLNRVLALVQEQE; translated from the coding sequence ATGAAATGGAAACGAAAGAGGCCGGCCTTGCTTCTGAGCCTGTGCCTGATCTGGTCGCTGCTCGCTCCAGCCGGACAAGCTCTGGCTGCCGGGCTGCCGCAGACCGAGTTCGGGCAGGTGCTGGATCGGAGGCAGATGGAGATTGGCCCGGGAGCCACGTACAACTGGTACAACATGAAGCTTCCGCAAGGCTTGGAGAAGGTGCATTTCATCGAATTCGATCCGAAGAATGAGGCGCTCGATCTGCAGCCGGGGACGACGGACGGCAAAGTGTACGGCATGCAGGGGGTGACCAAGATGGCGAGCGATGCGGACAAGCAGGGGAATCGGGTGATTGCGGCCATCAATGGCGATTTCTATGATATGTCCACCGGCGTGCCGCTCGGCCTCTTCATGGGGGATGGCGAGATTCTCGTCAGTCCGCCCGAGCCCGCCAGCTGGTACGCCTTCGGTCTGAAGGAAGACGGCACGACCATCTATGGGTTGAGTCCAACCCTCAAGCGGACGCTGCATATCGGCGGCAAGGATGTGGAACTATCGGATATCAACCGCATGCGCGGCACGGGAGACAAGCTGATGCTGTACACGTCCGCCTTCCATACGTCGACGATGACGAATCAGCTTGGGGACGAGGTGGTGCTGGACGTGCTCTCAGGCGAGGTGAAGAGCGGGCAGACGCTCAAGCTCAAGGTGTCCGAGCTGCGGCTGCATGCGGGCGATACGCCGCTCGCCGAGGGCAAGGCGGTCTTGTCGGCGTCGGGATCTTACCGCGAGCTGCTGCAGGGACTTCAGGTTGGAGATGAAGTCACGATCGATTTCGAGCTGGAGGAAGCGTGGCGCGACGTGAAAATGGCCATCGGCGGCGTGGCCCAGCTGCTGAAGGACGGCGAGGTGCAGCCGCAGAGCGATAAGGCGCTCAATCCGCGCGTGGCCATCGGCACGAAGGCTGACGGCTCGCTGGTCATGATCGAGATTGACGGCCGGGCGCCGGGCTTCAGCGAGGGCGTGTCGTATGATGACCTGGCGAAGGTGATGAAGGACATCGGCGTCGTCAACGCGCTCTGTCTCGATGGCGGCGGCTCCTCCACGTTCGTGGCGCGGCTGCCGGGCGTGCCGGAGCGCCGCATCTTGAACCGTCCGTCAGACGGCGGAGAGCGGAAGACGGCCAACGGGCTGCTGCTCGTGAATAAGGCGCCGGAGGGCGAGGAGGCGCGGCTGGTGGTGCAGCCGAATCTGGAGCGGGTGCTGGCCGGGTCATCCTACACGTTCAAGACGGCGGGCATCGATGGGAACGGCCACCCGGCTCAAGTTGCGGGTGCGCCGCAATGGAGCGTCGATCCGGCACGGGGAATCATCGATCCGGACGGCTTGTTCACGGCTGGGGAGTCTGCTGGAACCGCCGTGGTGAAGGTCGCTCTCGGCGGCTTGACTGGTCAAGGGGAGGTCGAGGTGGTGAAGGAGTTGACCGAACTGCGCTTCCCGGAAGCTGTACGCACCTTCGCTTCCGGCGAGAAGGCTGCCCTTCAGGTGAGCGCCCTGCGGGACGGGCAGGAGATCGCGGCCGATAACAACCGCTTCACTTGGCGAGTGGAAGGCCCGATCGGGACGATCGATGAGGACGGCGTCTTCATGGCAACCGACGACACGGACAAGAGCGGACGTATTGTCGCCGCTTACGGAGGTATTGAAGCTTCGATGGAGGTTAATGTCGGATTGCCTCCGGTCATTTTGGAAGATTTCGAATCGGGCATGGCCCGGTATTTGACGACGAGCGGGGACCGGTACCAAAGTGTCCGCGTCAGTCCAGAGACGAACGAGGATTTCGTCCGCTTCGGTTCTTCCTCGGCCAAGCTGGAATATGATTTCACCGATACAGTTGGCATATCCGGCGCCTACCTGGCCGTGAAGGATGATGCGTCGCGCATCCAGATTCCGGGGTATCCGGAGAAGATCAGTGTCTGGGTCTACGGCGACGGCAAGGCACACTGGCTGCGCGGCCAGATCCGCGACGGCAACAATGCGGCAGTGGCCCTTGATTTCACGGAAGAGAAGGTCGGCGTTGATTTCGTCGGATGGCGCTACCTGGAGGCGGAGGTGCCGAAGGGAAGGCCGCTGCCGTTAACGATGGATCGCCCTATCCGGTACATGGAGACGAAGAATGACAACAAGACGGCAGGGGTTATTTATATCGATCAGATTCGGGCGCTGTACGGGCCGGCTGATGATGATCTGGATCCGCCGATCTTGAAGGACTTCGCCCCGGCTGACGGCAGCACGGTGGATACGGCGACGCCGGAGATTCATGTGTACGCCGAGGATGCCGGGTATGATCCGGTGGCCCATCCGGGCACGACGCTTATCGATCCCGAGTCGATCCGGATGATGGTCGACGGGAAGCTCGTGCCGCATAGTCTGTACCCGCCTAAGGGCAAAATCACGTATATCCCGTCGGTGCCGCTTGCGGACGGCGTGCATACGGTGAAGGTGCGGGTCAAGGATCTGTCTGGCAACCCGACAGAGAAGGAGTGGAGGTTCGAGATCGATACGGGTGCTCCGAAATTAACGTATACCGGTCCGGATAATGTGTACGCCGGCGGCACGTATACGGTCGATGTTACCGGTCTCCACACTTCCGGCATCCGCCGGGCAAGCATCGCGTTCGAGTTCGATCCGGCGCAGGCGGAAGGGCTGGAGGTCGTGCCTGGGGCCAAGCTCCAGGATGGGCAGCTTGCGTCAACGGCGGATCAGGCCAGCGGCGCGGTGGGGCTCAGGTTCACCGGCCTATCCGATCTGTCCTTGTCCAACGACGATGTGCTGGCCCAGATCCGGTACCGGGTGAAGACGAACACCGAGGGCGAGCTGCGGGTGAATTTCCGATCGGGGTCGATCGCGTTCGCCGATCAGAATGACGCCGACTTCGATTTCTTCGGGCTGCCGCTCGTGGCGGCGGTGCAGTACCATCTGCGGCTGACCTGGAACCCGGACGGCATCGCCCAAGGCAATGAGACGGTGTTCGGCGTCGTCGATGAGCAGGGCCAGCCGGTAGAAGGCGCCCGGCTGATGACGGCGGACGGGCAGGAGATTGGCGTTACCGATGCGGATGGCGAGCTTGCGACCCGCGCCTTGACCGAGACGGTGAAGGAATATGCGCTGCAGGCGATGAAGGATGAGCGCTACAGTCCGGTCGTGAAGTTCAAGGTATCGCCGCTTGCGGGCGACAGCGAGCCGTACAATATCAGTGTCGCGATGGGCGCTAATCCGGCCACGGCGCGCGGATTCACCTGGCATACGCATGCGAACGTGGAAGCGACGATGGTCGAGGTGGCGAAGCAGGACGGATTTTCCGGCTTTGACGGAGCCGGCGTCATCAAGGTGAACGGCACGAGCAGCCTCTATCACACTTGGGATATCGGTACCGTCCGCGTGCACAAAGCGGTCGTGGATGGGCTGGAGCCTGGCACCGCGTATGCCTATCGTGTCGGTGACGGCGACAGCCATGTGAGCGAGGGCTCGTTCCGGACGGCGGGAACGGCGGAAGATCCGGCCAAGTTCTTATTCTTCGGCGACTCGCAGGCCTCCAATGCCGCCGGCTTCAAGCTGTGGGGCGATATTCTTCGCAAAGCGGCCGCTGATCATCCGGATTTTGATTTCATTCTGCAAGCCGGAGATATGGTGGAGGATGGCTTCAAGGAGAATGAGTGGAATATGTGGTTCAAGGAAGCGCAGGATATATTGACCGATACGACGATCGTCTCGGTGGTCGGGAACCACGAGGTGACGGGCACCCGGAAAAATGACGATTTCCTCGCGCATTTCAATAACCCGCAAAATGGAATCGACAGTCTCAAGGGCAGCAATTATTCCTTCGATTATCACAATGCCCATATCGTGGTGCTGAACAGCGAATATGACTTCGAGGCGCAAAAGGAGTGGTTGCGCCGCGACCTGGCCGCCACGGACAAGACGTGGAAGATCGTTACGTTCCATCGCGGTCCGTACGGCAGCGTCTATGACTCCGCCCATATCCGCGAGGCGTGGACGTCGACGTTCGACGAGTTCCATGTCGATCTGGCGATGAACGGGCATGACCATGTCTATGTCCGTTCTTATCCGATGCGCGGCGGGAAGCCGGTCGGCGAAGGCGAGGGGACGACGTATGTCGTCGGCGGCTCGACCGGACCGAAGTTCTACGCCGTGACGGAGCGTGAGTGGCAGTATAAGGTGGACGGCGAGCAGACGCAGATTTACGGCGCTGTGGAGATTCGCGGCGGCGAGCTGACGTTCACGGTGAAGACGCTCGGCGACCGGCTGGTCGATCAGTTCACGCTGCGCAAGGGCGCGACGGAGCCGGTCCCTCCGGCCGAGGTCGTGCTGGATCCGCCGCAGGCGAAGCTGGCCGTCGGGGAGAGTGTGAAGCTGCAGGCGACGGTGCTGCCGGCCGAGGCGAGTGACAAGACGGTGACGTGGTCCGTCTACAATTCTTCCGCCGATGGCGTCGCTTCGGTCACGGCGGACGGTGTCGTGACCGCTCATGCGCTCGGCACGGCGGTCGTTCGGGCGACGAGCGTCGTCGAGGCAGTCTATGCCGATAGCATCATTACGGTTGACCGCTTGCCGGAGATTATTGTTGACGAGGTCCGGCTCGACCGGACGGAGGGCACCTTGAAGGCGGGCGAGACCTTGCAGTTGAACGCGTCCGTGCTGCCGGAGACGGCTGATCCGTCGGTCATCTGGTCGGTGTATCGCTCTGTGCCGCAAGGCGTAGCGACGGTTAGCGATCACGGCCTGATTACGGCCGTGAAGCCAGGGACGGCGGTCATCCGCGCCTTGAGCCAGGCGGATGCGTCGAAGTACGCCGACTTCCGGCTGACGGTGACGCCGGCCGTGGAGCCGCCAAAGCCGGATCCGGAACGGCCGAGTGATAGTGGCGGCTCCTGGACGGAGCCGAGCGTGACGCCGAAGCCGCCGGAGCCGGCCGCGAAGGTGGAGCCGGGCCGGATTGGCGTGAAGGCGAAGCGGGATCCGGGCGGCGATCTCGCCCGGGCGGAGGTGACGGCTGCGATGCTGGAGCAGGCGCTGCAGGGCGTCGCGCCGGATGGGCGCGGCGTGAAGAGGGTCCGCATTGAGGTGGATGCGGACAAGGACGCGACCGGCGTCGCGCTGTCGCTGCCTGCGGCGGCGGTGTCGGATTCGAGCCTGCGGCAGGAATACGAGATCGTGACGCCGCAGGCGACCGTGACGGCACCGTCGGGACTGGTGCCGGGAGGAGCGTTGGCCGACGATGCGAAGACGGTAGGCATCGTCATCGCCCAAGCCGACCGCAGCGCATGGCCGGCGGGGCTGGCTGCGCAGGCAGGCGACCGCCCTGCGGTTAAGCTATCGCTGCTGGCGGCCGGGAAGCCGCTGTCCGCCGGGAAGCTTGGGGAACGCGTGCTTGTCGCCGTTCCATATGAGCCGACTGCGCAGGAGCTGGCGCAGCCGCATCGCATCGTGGTCCGGACAGTAGATGCGGACGGCCGAGTTACCGCGGTTCCGAATGCGAGATATGATACGAAGATGGGGATGGTGTCTTTTACGGTGAACACATTGGGTGTTGCGGCAGTTACCTTCTATGCGGATGAGTTCGACGATATCGGACAGCTTGGCTGGGCGAGGACATCGATTGACGCTTTGGCCGCGAGAGGCATCATTACCGGGATCGGCGGCAAACGGTTCGTGCCGCAGTCGGAGATTTCCCGGGCAGACTTCATAGTGATGCTCGTGCGGGCGCTGGAGCTTCAAGCGGCTGGCCGCGAAGGGGGAAGCAGCTCGGGCTTCGCTGATGTGGGCGCTGGCGCGTATTATGCGGACGCGATTGCGGTCGCGAAGGAACTGGGCTTGGTGCGGGGCAAGCGGGATGGTTTCTTTGGTCCACAATATGCGGTCACCCGCCAAGATTTGTTCACGATGATAGCCCGCGCGCTGGAGCACATCGGCAAGCTGAAGCTGATGAGCGATCCGGCCGTGTTAACCAAGTTCACCGATTACGAGAAGACTTCCGGCTATGCGAGGGAGGCGCTCGCCGCCTTGCTGGAGGAAGGGCTTATTCAAGGCAGTGGAAGCAAGCTGCGTCCGGACAGTTACGCGACCCGGGCCGAAGTCGCGGTCTTCTTGAACCGGGTGTTGGCACTGGTTCAGGAACAGGAGTGA
- a CDS encoding nitroreductase family protein — protein sequence MTQDFEAIIKERRSANKFIENMAISESELEEIFSLVKFAPSAFNLQHAHYVTVTDGELKEQLYEAANKQYKVKTASGVIAVLGSTEAHLKARELNEGLVHLGVLSQQEVDMMAEDTIQFYEERGDTFKRDEAIRNASLSAMQFMLAAKAKGWDTCPMIGFDPDMVRAILNIPDKYIPVMLITIGKQDTSSLRPRGYRKPVREFVTQQRF from the coding sequence ATGACACAAGATTTCGAAGCTATCATCAAAGAAAGACGATCCGCCAATAAGTTTATAGAGAACATGGCTATCTCCGAGTCGGAGCTGGAAGAGATCTTCTCGCTGGTTAAGTTCGCTCCGTCCGCATTCAATTTGCAGCATGCACATTACGTTACCGTAACGGATGGAGAGCTCAAGGAGCAGCTGTACGAAGCAGCGAACAAACAGTACAAGGTGAAGACGGCTTCCGGCGTCATCGCCGTGTTGGGAAGCACGGAAGCTCATCTGAAGGCACGGGAGCTGAACGAAGGGTTGGTCCATCTCGGCGTGCTGAGCCAGCAGGAAGTGGACATGATGGCAGAGGATACAATCCAATTCTATGAAGAACGGGGAGACACGTTCAAGCGGGATGAAGCGATTCGCAATGCCAGCCTGTCCGCTATGCAATTCATGCTCGCGGCCAAAGCCAAAGGGTGGGATACCTGCCCGATGATCGGCTTCGATCCGGACATGGTGCGGGCGATACTGAATATTCCCGACAAATACATCCCGGTCATGCTGATCACGATTGGCAAGCAAGATACGTCCAGCCTGCGGCCGCGCGGTTACCGCAAGCCGGTGCGGGAATTTGTGACTCAGCAGCGCTTTTAA
- a CDS encoding serine hydrolase domain-containing protein, with amino-acid sequence MKKNIVFMIALLILFTGFATPSYALSDSQSDSIQTLLDDASRISGVPGMSISILANNEVLYFSSGYADREKGLSASENTLYELASVSKAFTGMGILLMEEQGLLSMSDSIQKYLPWFTLKYQGKHVDMQSMTLNNFLHHTSGLTNGRHTQNIPQGNTPDMLQKTVEMLVDSELSFYPGEQHNYGTVNYDVLGLVIEIVSGQSYEDFMREQVFQPLGLHQTYVYKEDAQATGQLAQGYRSSFFMTTPYNAPDYSGNKPAAYIISNTKDMARWMGIQMGIVQDIPEIFHTVIEKSHQGDRSVPAVNEMYYAAGWSVNANQTIIEHPGGNPNFGTEMVILLNERIAICLLTNGENINRSMVLKVKDILDGNLTQSYGISGTQLLDIILSSTTIILCLLAVLFFLLGLRRRKTNERQPMTKKRIIVTAILLIATIVQCIICYALDWSEILIWRTYSVLTALISSALLTASITWFVYTHRYNASLRK; translated from the coding sequence ATGAAAAAAAATATTGTCTTTATGATTGCATTACTTATACTGTTCACCGGATTCGCAACACCAAGTTATGCATTATCAGATTCGCAATCTGATTCAATACAAACATTGTTGGATGATGCAAGCCGTATATCAGGTGTACCGGGAATGTCAATCTCAATACTTGCGAACAATGAAGTGCTCTACTTTTCTTCCGGGTACGCAGATCGTGAAAAGGGACTGTCGGCAAGTGAAAATACTCTATATGAGCTGGCTTCGGTAAGTAAAGCCTTTACCGGCATGGGTATTCTGCTGATGGAAGAACAAGGGCTGCTGTCAATGTCAGACTCTATCCAGAAATATTTGCCTTGGTTTACGTTAAAGTATCAGGGGAAACACGTTGATATGCAAAGTATGACACTCAATAACTTTTTACACCATACTAGCGGCTTAACAAATGGCCGTCACACTCAAAACATTCCACAAGGCAATACGCCGGATATGTTGCAAAAAACCGTAGAAATGCTCGTAGATTCTGAATTGTCGTTCTATCCTGGTGAGCAGCATAATTACGGAACTGTTAATTATGACGTATTAGGTCTGGTTATTGAGATTGTGTCGGGGCAAAGCTATGAAGACTTTATGAGGGAACAGGTATTTCAACCGTTGGGTCTTCACCAGACGTATGTTTATAAAGAAGATGCTCAAGCCACCGGACAGTTGGCACAGGGCTACCGTTCTTCCTTTTTTATGACAACCCCATATAACGCGCCGGATTATTCCGGGAATAAACCCGCAGCCTACATCATTTCTAATACAAAAGATATGGCGCGTTGGATGGGCATACAGATGGGTATTGTGCAGGACATACCCGAAATATTCCATACGGTTATCGAGAAATCACATCAGGGTGATAGGTCTGTTCCGGCTGTCAACGAAATGTATTATGCGGCGGGCTGGTCGGTAAACGCCAACCAAACGATTATAGAGCACCCAGGGGGCAATCCCAATTTCGGAACCGAAATGGTCATACTGCTAAATGAACGAATAGCCATCTGCTTGCTGACCAACGGCGAAAATATCAATAGAAGCATGGTACTAAAAGTTAAAGATATATTAGACGGCAATCTGACGCAGTCATATGGAATAAGCGGCACACAGCTTTTGGACATCATTTTGTCGTCTACCACAATTATTCTTTGCCTATTGGCTGTTCTGTTCTTTCTCTTAGGATTACGCAGAAGGAAAACGAATGAGCGGCAGCCAATGACAAAAAAGCGAATAATCGTAACAGCTATTTTGCTGATTGCTACGATTGTCCAGTGTATAATATGCTATGCATTAGATTGGTCAGAGATACTTATTTGGCGAACATATAGTGTTCTTACAGCTTTGATTTCGTCGGCATTATTAACAGCAAGCATTACATGGTTTGTATACACTCACCGATATAATGCCTCGCTCCGAAAATAA
- the rlmH gene encoding 23S rRNA (pseudouridine(1915)-N(3))-methyltransferase RlmH has translation MFIQLVCVGKLKEKYLVQGIAEYSKRLAPYAKFQVVEVPDEQAPEKMSDAEVEQVKEREGDRILGHIKPDAHVVALAIDGQLWSSEDLASHIDRLTTYGTSHIVFVIGGSNGLSGAVLRRAQTKLSFGRMTLPHQLMRLVLVEQIYRAVKINRGEPYHK, from the coding sequence ATGTTCATTCAATTGGTATGCGTTGGGAAGCTGAAGGAGAAATACTTGGTGCAGGGGATTGCGGAATATAGCAAGCGGCTGGCACCCTATGCGAAATTCCAGGTGGTCGAGGTCCCTGACGAGCAAGCGCCCGAGAAAATGAGCGACGCCGAGGTGGAGCAGGTGAAGGAGCGGGAAGGCGACCGCATCCTCGGCCACATCAAGCCGGATGCGCATGTGGTGGCGCTGGCCATCGACGGACAGCTCTGGTCGAGCGAGGACCTGGCCTCCCATATCGATCGCCTGACGACCTATGGGACAAGCCATATCGTCTTCGTCATCGGCGGTTCCAATGGCCTGTCCGGTGCCGTCCTGCGCCGCGCCCAGACGAAGCTGTCCTTCGGCCGCATGACGCTGCCGCATCAACTGATGCGTCTGGTGCTCGTGGAGCAGATTTACCGGGCGGTGAAGATTAATCGGGGGGAACCTTATCATAAGTAG